The proteins below are encoded in one region of Sphingobacterium sp. R2:
- a CDS encoding phosphatase PAP2 family protein produces the protein MDEKRLNKIGRQLLVAIYCLLLFQLTYPFTAAYASNLAAVPSFIFDFEQHIPFIPWMILPYMSSGLFFCLVPFYCGKKKELLCYAKRFTFITLIAALCFLLVPLRFSFDRPQVENPLFTIFFSFLTEYDSPFNQAPSLHVAYACLFWSVLRWRFNGWKKIILGIWILMMGLGTLTVYQHHVIDLLTACILVQFSFILFPNAIEQSAQRLAIANSYYLIGWIFTLLALLCEGYVFPLIVVAWIAFVCFAVGYSYQRNNKRFLKDHLGRIPLIKKVFYAPYQFAYWLMWRFFRKRNNPPLIELLPRCYVGPRLSDSELVALGLGRDLVVFDLAAELKEVKLSGAMRKYYSLPLLDIAEVDVDYAHEIIDAMLSAYRNLDEHENMIIHCTMGYSRSMIFAILMTREFLSLDLNNAIDHVKSINRHMVLRGHAIQLMKIIVAVRS, from the coding sequence ATGGATGAAAAACGATTAAATAAAATAGGGAGGCAGCTCCTCGTTGCCATCTATTGCCTGCTACTTTTTCAACTTACCTATCCCTTTACAGCTGCCTACGCATCCAATTTAGCTGCGGTACCTTCCTTTATATTCGACTTTGAACAGCATATTCCGTTCATTCCATGGATGATTTTGCCTTATATGAGCAGTGGACTGTTTTTTTGTCTAGTGCCTTTTTACTGTGGGAAAAAGAAGGAACTTCTGTGCTATGCAAAGCGATTTACGTTTATCACCCTGATTGCGGCCCTATGTTTTCTTCTTGTTCCGCTGCGGTTTTCTTTTGACCGACCGCAGGTTGAAAATCCTTTGTTCACCATTTTCTTTTCTTTCTTAACGGAATATGATTCGCCTTTCAATCAGGCGCCCTCCCTTCATGTCGCCTATGCCTGTCTTTTTTGGTCGGTACTGCGCTGGAGGTTCAACGGATGGAAGAAAATAATCTTGGGCATCTGGATACTGATGATGGGCTTAGGAACATTGACGGTATATCAGCACCACGTGATCGACCTGTTGACAGCTTGTATACTGGTTCAGTTCAGTTTTATCCTCTTCCCGAATGCCATCGAACAATCGGCACAAAGGTTGGCTATAGCGAATAGTTATTACCTCATCGGCTGGATATTCACGTTACTGGCACTCCTCTGCGAGGGATATGTGTTTCCTTTGATTGTTGTTGCTTGGATAGCCTTCGTCTGCTTTGCCGTAGGTTACAGTTACCAGCGCAATAATAAAAGGTTTTTAAAGGATCATCTGGGGCGAATACCGCTGATAAAGAAAGTATTTTATGCTCCTTACCAATTTGCTTATTGGCTAATGTGGCGTTTTTTTAGAAAGAGAAACAATCCGCCGCTGATCGAGTTACTTCCGCGCTGTTACGTGGGGCCAAGATTGAGTGATTCGGAGCTTGTAGCGTTGGGGCTAGGTCGCGATCTGGTTGTTTTTGACCTCGCAGCGGAACTGAAGGAGGTAAAACTCTCAGGTGCCATGCGAAAATATTATTCTCTTCCTTTATTGGATATTGCGGAGGTCGATGTGGATTATGCCCATGAGATCATAGACGCTATGCTATCTGCTTACCGGAACTTGGATGAACATGAAAATATGATCATTCATTGTACCATGGGGTACAGTAGAAGTATGATTTTCGCTATTCTGATGACGCGCGAGTTTTTATCTTTAGATTTAAATAATGCTATAGATCACGTAAAGTCGATCAATAGGCATATGGTGCTGCGAGGTCACGCGATACAGTTGATGAAAATTATCGTCGCTGTTCGATCCTGA